Proteins encoded within one genomic window of Citrobacter amalonaticus Y19:
- a CDS encoding porin — protein sequence MMKKVITTLALASVIYSGCAAAAVIYDKDDNKIELKGSLRLMMDGSTARSREDGTNQYKLDDEASRIGFLFERKIDEKLKALVYYEWGNDTQATEGKDDFNLTNRQSYGGIHYDGFGEFDFGRVTVPFDAVHQSDFTYEYANNGPLYYADKKTKRVAGGDNNYIKRISNTLKYTSDKYNGVWFGASYTLQDETAVNDIDYAWSSAIFYDTPFNLYLRAGYAQQKSNGSTDANMESGYFDIPASKEDTWGLSAKYLIPVWNLSFAVDYGGETIENCNMGETENYTPYGGTTHAKLFGAGTKWSFNDKQSVYAMWAIRDGDAAADNYQETRTVLGTDYKFNPSFLLWLEYSHQSNLSDIEDDISTDDKSALGLRYYF from the coding sequence ATGATGAAAAAAGTAATCACGACTCTTGCTCTGGCATCAGTCATTTATTCAGGTTGTGCTGCGGCGGCTGTTATTTATGATAAGGACGATAATAAGATCGAGCTTAAAGGCTCATTGCGTCTGATGATGGATGGCAGCACCGCCAGATCGCGTGAAGACGGGACGAATCAATATAAACTTGACGATGAAGCTTCACGCATTGGGTTTCTTTTTGAACGAAAAATTGATGAAAAACTCAAAGCGCTGGTGTATTACGAATGGGGAAACGACACTCAGGCAACGGAAGGAAAAGACGATTTCAATTTAACCAATCGCCAGTCGTATGGCGGCATTCACTATGATGGTTTTGGCGAGTTTGATTTCGGACGTGTGACGGTGCCGTTCGATGCGGTTCATCAGTCTGATTTCACTTATGAATACGCGAACAATGGCCCTCTGTACTACGCTGATAAAAAGACTAAGCGGGTTGCCGGTGGCGATAACAACTACATCAAACGCATTTCCAATACCCTTAAATATACCAGCGATAAATATAATGGCGTCTGGTTTGGCGCATCCTATACCTTACAGGATGAAACCGCCGTCAATGATATCGATTACGCCTGGTCATCGGCCATTTTCTACGACACACCATTTAATCTTTACCTGCGGGCAGGCTATGCCCAACAAAAAAGTAATGGCTCGACCGACGCTAATATGGAATCAGGTTATTTCGATATCCCCGCATCCAAAGAAGATACCTGGGGCCTGAGTGCAAAGTATCTAATTCCGGTCTGGAACCTGTCATTTGCTGTCGATTATGGTGGTGAAACCATCGAAAATTGCAATATGGGAGAAACCGAAAACTACACGCCTTACGGTGGAACCACACACGCCAAACTTTTCGGGGCAGGAACCAAATGGAGCTTTAATGACAAGCAGTCGGTCTATGCCATGTGGGCCATTCGGGACGGCGATGCTGCTGCCGATAATTATCAGGAAACCCGAACCGTATTAGGCACCGATTATAAATTTAATCCATCATTTCTTCTCTGGCTGGAATACAGCCACCAGAGCAATCTTTCAGATATTGAGGACGACATCAGCACCGATGATAAATCTGCACTCGGGCTACGTTATTACTTCTGA
- a CDS encoding integrating conjugative element protein: MKYLGLVILLYSATVSATPSVPMLALDESRLLPVVTHALHPGQQPRLALSLPGMTPLFLMGDDPQSTEWLRQQRETLKTLKATGLVINVATLARLNALRAIAPELTLLPVSADDMAKHLPISAYPVLITDKGLAQ, from the coding sequence ATGAAATATCTGGGTCTGGTCATATTACTGTACAGTGCCACGGTTTCTGCCACGCCGTCAGTTCCCATGCTGGCGCTCGATGAGTCCCGTTTACTGCCGGTTGTCACCCATGCCCTTCATCCGGGCCAGCAGCCCCGACTGGCGCTTAGCCTGCCGGGCATGACGCCGCTGTTTTTGATGGGTGACGATCCGCAATCCACAGAATGGCTGCGCCAGCAGCGTGAAACCTTAAAGACCCTGAAAGCGACCGGACTGGTGATCAACGTCGCTACACTGGCGCGGCTGAATGCGCTTCGTGCCATCGCCCCGGAACTGACACTGCTGCCCGTCAGCGCCGATGACATGGCGAAACACCTGCCGATCAGCGCTTATCCGGTGCTAATCACCGACAAGGGGCTGGCGCAATGA
- the traD gene encoding type IV conjugative transfer system coupling protein TraD, with translation MSSSARLDFILRPAVELYSASAALLAALLCAVEPQALLLSPSAGGLLAISLLALSFLRLRQGLRILRFRHRVRHLPLWTLPASRIPLLPDALFLGRGFRWLPTHTQRLYLCRLPQCEHWLRTSGSSASGGDPLLHGVELREGPVTLPLRDRPGHTLVLGTTRVGKTRLAELLIAQDIHRGDTVIVFDPKGDADLLRRVWAEAHRSGRESVFWLFHLGWPEISARYNAVGRFGRISEVASRIAGQLSTEGNSAAFREFAWRFVNIITRALVALGQRPDYARIARHVINIDELFIDYARVFLPGYDRQAWDNVVRIAGGITEKNTPRNLQGRDSYVVALEQYLTTIRLHDPILDGLRSAVRYDKTYFDKIVASLLPLLEKLTTGKIAQLLAPDYGDLNDPRPVFDWQQAIRQRAIVYVGLDALSDTEIAAAVGNSMFADLVSVAGHIYKHGVMDGLPQTEEKAAINLHCDEFSELMGDEFIPLINKGGGAGIQVTAYTQTLSDIEAHIGDRAKAGQVVGNFNSLIMMRVRETATAELLTKQLPQVNVLSNSVSSGVTDSADAQGGIRFSSNTQDRVNSEQVPLLEPASLVQLPKGQAFALLEGGQIWKLRIPLPDTVHDPLMPENIAQITRYMENQYGNAPVWWKRPAEVATEKNDLITWLNDSCTQSTEETTDDTPDPPTARER, from the coding sequence ATGAGCAGTTCAGCGCGGCTGGATTTTATCCTGCGCCCGGCGGTGGAGCTTTACAGCGCCAGCGCAGCCCTGCTGGCCGCACTGCTTTGCGCGGTTGAGCCACAGGCTTTGCTGCTTTCCCCATCCGCTGGCGGACTGCTGGCAATCTCACTGCTTGCGCTGAGCTTTTTACGGCTGCGGCAGGGATTACGCATCCTGCGCTTTCGCCACCGCGTGCGTCATCTTCCGCTCTGGACACTCCCGGCCAGCCGCATCCCTCTGCTACCCGACGCCTTGTTTCTCGGGCGCGGCTTTCGCTGGCTGCCCACGCATACCCAGCGGCTGTATCTGTGCCGTCTGCCGCAATGTGAACACTGGCTACGAACGAGCGGCTCTTCTGCCAGCGGCGGTGATCCATTGCTGCACGGCGTGGAGCTGCGTGAAGGACCTGTCACGCTGCCGCTGCGCGACCGTCCGGGGCATACGCTGGTGCTTGGCACTACCCGTGTCGGTAAAACCCGGCTGGCAGAACTGTTGATCGCCCAGGATATTCACCGTGGCGATACGGTGATCGTTTTCGACCCGAAGGGTGATGCTGACCTGCTGCGCCGAGTCTGGGCAGAGGCACACCGCAGCGGGCGGGAAAGCGTCTTTTGGTTATTTCATCTCGGCTGGCCGGAGATCTCCGCTCGCTACAATGCTGTAGGGCGTTTTGGCCGTATCTCGGAAGTGGCCAGCCGCATCGCCGGGCAACTCTCCACCGAAGGCAATTCCGCCGCCTTCCGCGAGTTCGCCTGGCGCTTCGTCAACATCATCACCCGCGCCCTGGTGGCGCTGGGCCAGCGCCCGGACTATGCCCGTATCGCCCGTCACGTCATCAACATCGACGAACTGTTCATCGACTACGCCCGCGTCTTTCTGCCGGGCTATGACCGTCAGGCATGGGACAACGTGGTCCGTATTGCCGGTGGCATCACCGAAAAAAACACTCCGCGCAACCTTCAGGGGCGAGACAGCTATGTTGTCGCGCTGGAGCAGTATCTCACTACCATCAGATTGCATGATCCGATCCTCGACGGCCTGCGCTCTGCCGTTCGCTACGATAAAACCTATTTCGATAAAATCGTTGCCTCACTGCTGCCGCTACTGGAAAAACTGACCACCGGGAAAATCGCCCAGTTGCTGGCCCCGGACTATGGCGACCTCAACGATCCACGCCCGGTATTTGACTGGCAACAGGCCATCCGTCAACGGGCGATTGTCTACGTTGGACTGGACGCGCTGTCTGACACGGAAATTGCTGCCGCTGTCGGCAACTCAATGTTTGCCGATCTGGTCAGCGTCGCCGGGCATATCTACAAACACGGCGTAATGGACGGTTTACCGCAGACGGAAGAGAAAGCGGCCATCAATCTGCACTGCGACGAGTTCAGCGAATTGATGGGCGATGAGTTTATCCCCCTTATTAATAAAGGCGGCGGCGCAGGCATACAGGTCACAGCCTACACCCAGACACTCTCCGATATCGAAGCCCATATCGGCGACCGCGCCAAAGCGGGTCAGGTGGTCGGCAACTTCAACAGTCTGATCATGATGCGGGTACGGGAAACCGCCACCGCCGAACTGCTGACCAAACAACTGCCGCAGGTGAATGTGCTCAGCAACAGCGTCAGTTCCGGCGTCACCGACAGCGCCGACGCCCAGGGGGGTATTCGTTTTTCCAGCAACACGCAGGATCGGGTGAACAGCGAGCAGGTGCCGTTGCTGGAACCTGCGTCACTGGTTCAACTGCCGAAGGGCCAGGCGTTCGCCCTACTGGAAGGCGGGCAGATCTGGAAACTACGCATTCCTCTGCCGGATACTGTTCATGACCCACTGATGCCGGAAAACATCGCCCAAATCACCCGCTACATGGAAAACCAATATGGTAATGCCCCCGTGTGGTGGAAGCGCCCTGCAGAGGTTGCAACAGAAAAAAATGACCTTATTACATGGCTGAATGACAGCTGCACGCAATCAACGGAGGAAACCACTGATGACACCCCGGACCCGCCGACAGCTCGTGAGCGTTGA
- a CDS encoding TIGR03745 family integrating conjugative element membrane protein → MKKRIIKGLLWFPALPAYADLPEMEDPSRGQGDGIMETLQNYGYDIVILMTLGICAVGFLVVANNCISTYSEIQTGRKQWKDLGSMAGVGAVLLVITIWLLNQASDIL, encoded by the coding sequence ATGAAAAAGCGCATTATCAAAGGGTTGCTGTGGTTCCCCGCTCTGCCTGCATACGCCGATCTACCGGAAATGGAAGATCCCTCACGCGGTCAGGGAGACGGTATTATGGAAACGCTGCAAAACTATGGCTATGACATTGTGATCCTGATGACGCTGGGCATCTGCGCCGTGGGTTTTCTGGTCGTCGCCAACAACTGCATCTCCACCTATTCCGAAATCCAGACCGGGCGCAAGCAGTGGAAGGATTTAGGCTCGATGGCGGGCGTCGGCGCGGTATTGCTGGTGATCACTATCTGGTTGCTCAACCAGGCCTCGGACATCCTGTAA
- a CDS encoding PFL_4703 family integrating conjugative element protein, whose protein sequence is MSTFKHALAARDAHIRTLHIALVALFLLALGMGIGWYSAPRQLTIYLPPDLRAASQRPWWEVPPATVYAFAFTVFQQINRWPTSGETDYPHNLSVLRAYLTPGCYSQIDQEFHQRQQDGELRDRVRGIYEIPGRGFSDQRVKILDRDNWIVTLDLTVDEYYHSEPVKRAMVRYPIRVLRYDIDQQKNPWGLALDCFSSPPQKLEAAKP, encoded by the coding sequence ATGAGCACCTTTAAACACGCGCTGGCGGCGCGGGATGCGCATATCCGCACCCTGCATATCGCACTGGTTGCGTTGTTCCTGCTGGCGCTGGGAATGGGGATCGGCTGGTACAGCGCCCCTCGCCAACTTACCATTTATCTGCCACCTGATTTACGCGCCGCCAGCCAGCGCCCATGGTGGGAAGTGCCCCCTGCCACGGTATATGCCTTCGCCTTTACGGTATTCCAGCAAATCAATCGTTGGCCGACCAGCGGCGAGACGGATTATCCACATAATCTCAGCGTCCTGCGGGCCTATCTGACCCCCGGTTGCTACAGCCAGATTGACCAGGAATTCCACCAACGCCAGCAAGACGGCGAACTGCGTGACCGGGTGCGTGGCATCTATGAAATTCCGGGGCGGGGATTCAGCGACCAACGGGTAAAGATCCTCGATCGCGATAACTGGATCGTCACGCTCGATCTCACCGTCGATGAGTATTATCACTCTGAACCCGTCAAGCGGGCGATGGTGCGTTACCCGATCAGGGTGCTGCGTTACGACATCGACCAGCAGAAAAATCCGTGGGGGCTGGCGCTGGACTGCTTTTCCTCTCCACCGCAAAAACTGGAGGCGGCTAAACCATGA
- a CDS encoding PilL N-terminal domain-containing protein, with protein sequence MARIIGFLMTILMLCGCITPRQPATLPPQPKTPPTPEVVRYDRYLLINTRPDEAQRNPLHQIINISLPPNLKLTVGDAFIWLLKQSGYRLCSNDRPTEFLAGKPLPLSQYRLGPLRLEDAMNILAGPGWQTQTDTLNREICFRLDTPGTGASHG encoded by the coding sequence ATGGCGCGGATAATCGGATTTCTGATGACAATACTGATGCTGTGCGGTTGCATAACGCCCAGGCAGCCCGCCACTCTGCCGCCACAACCCAAAACGCCACCCACCCCGGAAGTGGTGCGTTACGATCGCTATCTGCTGATTAACACCCGTCCGGATGAAGCCCAGCGCAATCCGCTGCACCAGATTATCAACATCAGCCTCCCGCCAAATCTGAAACTCACCGTGGGCGATGCATTTATCTGGCTGCTAAAACAGAGTGGCTACCGGCTTTGCAGCAATGACCGTCCAACAGAGTTTCTGGCAGGTAAACCGCTGCCGCTCTCGCAATATCGGCTCGGTCCGCTACGACTGGAAGACGCAATGAACATACTGGCAGGGCCAGGCTGGCAAACGCAGACCGATACGCTTAACCGTGAAATCTGTTTTCGCCTGGACACGCCGGGCACAGGAGCCAGCCATGGGTAA
- a CDS encoding TIGR03759 family integrating conjugative element protein: protein MRRYILALLALPTAICASPQQTHIEEQNITHTQAQQWGLTDTEWQHYQQLHQGERGLWSPGLDPLTTLGVEANNDTERQRYAELLARKEHQRVEKELAFQRAYNSAWKQLYPSLTPVRSISQPRLALFVSEQCPACETLAQKLINNDRALDIWLVNSHNDDANLQRWAQRQHIDMRKVERRQITLNHDGGRWQRMGGTSLPLLLEQQGEQWHPVVAP from the coding sequence GTGCGCAGATATATATTGGCTCTTTTAGCTCTGCCCACCGCAATCTGTGCCAGCCCGCAGCAAACCCATATTGAAGAGCAAAACATTACCCACACACAGGCACAGCAGTGGGGGTTAACCGACACTGAATGGCAGCATTACCAGCAACTGCATCAGGGTGAGCGTGGCCTCTGGTCGCCGGGACTCGATCCCCTCACCACGCTGGGCGTTGAAGCCAACAACGATACCGAACGCCAGCGCTATGCAGAACTACTGGCCCGTAAGGAGCATCAACGTGTAGAAAAAGAGCTGGCGTTTCAGCGGGCTTACAATTCAGCCTGGAAACAACTTTACCCATCGCTGACGCCCGTTCGTAGCATCAGCCAGCCACGGCTGGCGCTGTTCGTCAGTGAACAATGCCCGGCCTGCGAGACGCTGGCGCAAAAACTCATCAATAACGACAGGGCGCTGGATATCTGGCTGGTCAACAGCCATAACGATGATGCCAACCTGCAACGCTGGGCACAGCGCCAGCATATTGATATGCGCAAGGTCGAACGCCGACAGATTACGCTTAACCATGATGGTGGCCGCTGGCAACGCATGGGTGGCACCTCGCTGCCGTTGCTGCTGGAACAACAGGGGGAGCAATGGCATCCCGTTGTTGCACCCTGA
- a CDS encoding TIGR03758 family integrating conjugative element protein yields MTPEQISAFQAASLVKPDAVSLAMLGLFSAFLLLWVAWALNDAYRGVATARITWRALGSIGGRTILLLLVSFWLVLS; encoded by the coding sequence ATGACCCCTGAACAAATCAGCGCCTTCCAGGCCGCCAGCCTTGTGAAGCCCGATGCTGTCAGCTTGGCGATGCTCGGCCTGTTCAGCGCGTTCCTGCTGCTTTGGGTGGCCTGGGCGTTGAATGATGCTTACCGGGGCGTGGCAACTGCGCGGATAACCTGGCGGGCGCTGGGCAGTATCGGCGGGAGAACCATCTTACTGCTGCTGGTCAGTTTCTGGCTGGTACTGAGCTAG
- a CDS encoding TIGR03747 family integrating conjugative element membrane protein, with protein MPEHSPPPVRRPGLLGWIALLPGMLAGFFLGAWVLAIVLEWLGDAFFWRNACASHSEQVLQATWQWWKAFAGAPVWLVHDLTLIGDTLQQGIAVLVHSLNEQRGMFCTETVTAVIRCALLSAANVTLTFLLRLAILLQALSLFVLTVTIGLIDGLVRRDLRRFGAGHESGFVYHHARRMISSCLIATGLMWLAAPIFLVPEYVLIPGAILIGLAVSVSSGAFKKYI; from the coding sequence ATGCCTGAACATTCACCCCCCCCAGTACGCCGTCCCGGCCTTCTCGGCTGGATCGCATTACTGCCCGGTATGCTGGCCGGTTTTTTCCTCGGCGCATGGGTGCTGGCGATTGTACTGGAATGGCTGGGGGATGCGTTTTTCTGGCGGAACGCCTGCGCCAGCCACAGTGAACAGGTATTGCAGGCGACATGGCAATGGTGGAAAGCGTTTGCTGGCGCACCAGTGTGGCTGGTGCATGATCTGACGCTTATCGGCGATACGTTGCAGCAAGGGATTGCAGTGCTGGTTCATTCGCTCAACGAGCAACGTGGGATGTTCTGCACGGAAACCGTCACTGCAGTGATCCGCTGCGCATTACTGTCTGCAGCCAACGTCACCCTCACCTTTCTGCTGCGGCTGGCAATTCTGTTGCAGGCGCTGTCGCTGTTTGTGCTCACCGTTACCATTGGCCTTATCGACGGGCTGGTCAGGCGCGACTTACGACGATTCGGCGCAGGCCATGAGTCCGGGTTTGTGTATCACCATGCCAGACGTATGATTTCATCCTGCTTGATAGCAACGGGACTAATGTGGCTGGCGGCGCCTATTTTTCTTGTACCAGAGTATGTGTTGATACCAGGAGCTATTCTGATTGGGCTAGCGGTATCGGTGTCGAGTGGGGCTTTCAAAAAGTATATATGA
- a CDS encoding RAQPRD family integrative conjugative element protein: MQVITTLFVSLLIACPVFAAPLTEREELTLSLNQLSQIEASLQRAQQSARTSINERYYFDYPRIHADITTLRSGITHYLTPVRAQPRDMTALAGQYREEKTTP, from the coding sequence ATGCAAGTAATCACGACACTTTTCGTCAGCCTTTTGATAGCCTGTCCGGTCTTCGCCGCCCCCCTCACCGAGCGCGAAGAGCTAACCCTGTCTCTCAACCAACTTAGCCAAATAGAAGCCTCGCTCCAGCGTGCGCAGCAAAGCGCCAGAACCAGCATCAACGAGCGGTACTACTTCGATTACCCGCGTATCCACGCAGATATCACCACCCTGCGTAGCGGGATTACACATTACCTGACACCCGTCCGCGCCCAGCCACGCGACATGACAGCGCTGGCCGGGCAGTACCGTGAAGAGAAAACCACGCCATGA
- a CDS encoding TIGR03749 family integrating conjugative element protein has translation MNLRPLSIMLFALPLHAVELVTWERIPLPVELNIGQERIVFVDRNVRVGYPATLDGKLRIQSSNSTVYLLASEPFATTRLQLQDTENGELILLDVSASKGGHIREPLRIVREEKQTTDTKPVPAPQPEPSTPLPVALTRYAAQMLYAPLRTVEPLPGVQPEGVRLAKTITTLLPALPVSATPVNGWRLDQYHLAAIRLQNKSATRLELDPQQLQGRFYAVAFQHRWLGPAGSAQDTTVLYLITRNQRTEQAVLPEPAPEKKK, from the coding sequence ATGAACCTCCGTCCGCTGTCGATCATGCTGTTTGCCCTGCCCCTGCACGCTGTCGAACTGGTAACATGGGAGCGCATCCCGTTGCCTGTGGAACTCAACATCGGGCAGGAACGCATTGTGTTTGTCGATCGCAATGTACGGGTAGGATATCCCGCAACGCTGGATGGCAAACTGCGTATTCAGAGCAGCAACAGTACTGTCTACCTGCTGGCCAGTGAACCTTTTGCCACCACCCGACTACAGCTTCAGGACACGGAAAACGGCGAACTGATTTTACTGGATGTTTCTGCCAGCAAAGGCGGGCATATCCGCGAGCCACTGCGCATTGTGCGCGAAGAGAAACAGACCACCGACACAAAGCCCGTCCCTGCACCACAACCTGAACCCTCCACGCCGCTTCCGGTTGCACTGACCCGTTATGCCGCGCAGATGTTGTATGCACCGTTACGCACGGTAGAGCCACTGCCGGGCGTCCAGCCCGAAGGTGTGCGGCTGGCGAAAACCATCACCACGTTACTGCCTGCGCTTCCTGTCAGCGCCACGCCAGTTAATGGCTGGCGACTGGATCAATACCACCTGGCGGCTATTCGCCTGCAAAACAAAAGCGCAACCCGGCTGGAGCTCGATCCACAACAGCTTCAGGGGCGGTTTTACGCTGTCGCCTTCCAGCACCGCTGGTTGGGGCCTGCGGGCAGTGCGCAAGACACCACCGTGCTCTATCTTATTACCCGTAACCAGCGCACTGAACAGGCCGTGCTGCCGGAACCCGCGCCGGAGAAGAAGAAATGA
- a CDS encoding transglycosylase SLT domain-containing protein — protein sequence MASRCCTLIGGIWFSGYVFAVPPLYEQIAKQQQVPAELLYAVARTESGTRLPQGLHPWPWTLNVAGTGYRYVSQEAACRALMDFAHSRSLKHIDAGLGQINLGWNGQWFGSLCASFDPSVNLTVTALLLRQYYNAAPGSWLDAAARYHHPAGGKPAADYRQKISLQIRLLSRSGTSP from the coding sequence ATGGCATCCCGTTGTTGCACCCTGATAGGCGGTATCTGGTTCAGCGGTTATGTCTTCGCCGTTCCACCGTTATATGAGCAAATTGCAAAGCAGCAGCAGGTTCCGGCAGAACTACTCTACGCCGTGGCCCGCACCGAAAGCGGCACCCGACTGCCGCAAGGGCTGCATCCGTGGCCATGGACGCTTAATGTCGCCGGAACTGGCTACCGCTATGTCAGCCAGGAGGCGGCCTGTCGGGCATTAATGGATTTCGCCCACAGCCGCAGTCTGAAACACATCGATGCCGGGCTGGGACAGATAAACCTCGGCTGGAACGGCCAGTGGTTTGGCTCCCTGTGTGCCAGCTTCGATCCGTCTGTCAACCTCACCGTTACTGCCCTGCTGTTGCGCCAGTACTACAATGCCGCGCCCGGAAGCTGGCTGGATGCCGCCGCCCGCTATCACCATCCTGCCGGAGGCAAACCCGCAGCCGACTACCGTCAAAAAATCAGCCTGCAAATCCGCTTACTCTCCCGGTCAGGAACATCGCCATGA
- a CDS encoding TIGR03750 family conjugal transfer protein: protein MSTIPFLPERLNREPAVFRGLTVSELLIALLSGLVIGALAGILPAVLWRNWSFIPGSALPGGALAILSGGRWLARLKRGRPESWLYRVLELKLARFGIGAQRFVLNDGVWSIRRSRR, encoded by the coding sequence ATGAGCACCATCCCCTTTCTCCCTGAACGGCTGAACCGCGAGCCTGCAGTGTTTCGCGGCCTGACGGTCAGCGAACTGCTGATCGCTCTGCTGAGTGGGCTGGTTATCGGCGCTTTAGCAGGAATACTTCCCGCCGTGCTGTGGCGAAACTGGAGCTTTATCCCAGGCAGCGCCCTGCCCGGCGGCGCACTGGCGATCCTAAGCGGTGGACGCTGGCTGGCGCGGCTCAAACGTGGGCGGCCAGAAAGCTGGCTATACCGGGTGCTGGAACTGAAACTGGCCCGCTTTGGCATCGGCGCACAGCGCTTTGTACTAAACGATGGCGTCTGGTCGATTCGCCGGAGTCGGAGATGA
- a CDS encoding TIGR03752 family integrating conjugative element protein: MKLQSNPLLRILTPLIILAGSALLFNTCRDSKNAPNKQAAPDATLSQNELQALGIEGDTPADTVATLVGQMKLWRKELETVKASNAALLQENKQLREREQNTDSRIGEAINRQQASASQQQNEMLSALQTQIQQLKGNRTADNSLAGLGIDEAQTPSGEPLRWVAPADALPTDKNGRPLQPTLAFPSTVPDATPPPATTPVAVKPVYTLPQNSTLIGSVAMTALLGRIPLNGSVTDPYPFKVLIGRDNLTANSIDLPDVEGAVISGSATGDWTLSCVRGTLTSITFIFRDGTVRTLPEEGEKAGNGTEGNIGWLSDPHGLPCIPGERKSNAAEYIGSQFLLAGSSAAAQALANNQTTSTVEDGSITTALTGDSGQYVLGQALGGGLKESADWFKQRYGQMFDAIYVPPGKAVAIHITRQLAIDYDPNGRRVNYRTAGEHSGDLD; the protein is encoded by the coding sequence ATGAAACTCCAGTCAAATCCCCTGCTGCGGATCCTGACACCGCTGATTATCCTGGCAGGCAGCGCTTTGCTGTTTAACACCTGTCGGGACAGTAAAAATGCGCCGAATAAACAGGCCGCACCTGACGCAACGCTTAGCCAGAATGAGCTTCAGGCGCTGGGGATTGAGGGCGATACCCCCGCCGACACTGTCGCCACGCTGGTCGGCCAGATGAAACTCTGGCGTAAGGAGCTTGAAACCGTTAAAGCCAGCAACGCCGCGCTGTTGCAGGAAAATAAGCAATTGCGCGAGCGCGAGCAGAATACAGACAGCCGCATCGGCGAGGCAATTAACCGCCAGCAGGCCAGCGCGTCGCAGCAACAAAATGAGATGCTCAGCGCTTTACAAACGCAGATCCAACAGCTTAAAGGCAATCGGACAGCCGACAATTCGCTGGCCGGGCTGGGTATTGATGAAGCACAAACCCCTTCCGGTGAGCCACTGCGCTGGGTAGCCCCCGCTGACGCCCTGCCGACGGATAAAAATGGCCGTCCGCTGCAACCCACACTGGCTTTTCCTTCCACCGTACCGGATGCTACGCCGCCGCCAGCAACAACCCCTGTCGCCGTCAAACCGGTCTACACCCTGCCGCAGAACAGCACGCTGATCGGCTCGGTGGCAATGACTGCACTGCTGGGCCGCATACCGCTTAACGGCAGCGTGACTGACCCTTACCCGTTCAAGGTGCTGATTGGCCGCGATAACCTGACCGCCAATAGCATCGATCTACCCGACGTTGAAGGCGCAGTTATTTCCGGTAGTGCCACCGGGGACTGGACGCTTTCCTGCGTTCGCGGCACGTTGACGTCAATCACCTTTATCTTCCGCGACGGCACAGTGCGCACGCTGCCTGAAGAGGGAGAAAAAGCCGGGAATGGTACAGAAGGCAATATCGGCTGGTTGTCCGATCCCCACGGCCTGCCCTGCATCCCCGGCGAACGTAAATCCAATGCCGCAGAATACATAGGTTCACAGTTCCTGCTGGCCGGATCGTCTGCCGCCGCCCAGGCACTGGCGAATAACCAGACCACATCCACCGTGGAAGATGGCTCCATTACCACCGCTCTGACGGGCGACAGCGGGCAGTACGTGCTCGGGCAGGCGCTGGGCGGTGGCCTTAAAGAAAGCGCCGACTGGTTTAAGCAGCGTTACGGCCAGATGTTTGACGCCATCTACGTGCCGCCCGGTAAGGCTGTTGCCATTCATATCACCCGTCAGTTAGCCATTGATTATGATCCTAACGGGCGGCGCGTTAACTACCGCACAGCAGGAGAGCATTCAGGAGATCTGGACTGA